The DNA window GGCTGGCGGCCAGCGCCGTTCCCAGCCGGGCCCGCGGCACCGCCCGACCCCGACCCCGGCCCTGACCCCGAGGAGGCGGCGGCATGCCCCACGGCCACCCCTTCCGGCCGGACGACGGCGGGCCGTTCTCCAACCGGGGCGGCATCCTGCACGCCGGCGGCCTGGCTGAGGTTGCCGTGGACCGCCGCACGATCCTCGCCAGGGCGACACTGGGCGCGGCCGGGCTGGCCCTCGCCGGTTCCTCCTACGACATCCGGCGGCGGGACCAGGGCGGCCGGGAACGATCCGCCTGCGCCATCCCCGACGACCCGCGCGGGCGGCTCGGTCGCCAGCAGATCATCTGGTCGGTGCCGACCCGCGAGCCGGTGCTCGCACTCACCTTCGACGACGGCCCCGACCCGGAGTTCACGCCGCGGATCCTCGAGGTGCTCGCCCGCTACGGCGTCCATGCCACCTTCAACGTCATGGGCTACAACGCGGTCAGGCACGACGACCTGCTCCGGGCGGTGGCAGGCGCCGGCCACGAGCTCGGCAACCACACCTGGACCCATCAGGACCTGGCCTTCCAGTCGGCAGCCGCCACCCGCCAACAGGTAGAGAACGGGCTCCGTGCGATCCGGGACACGGCCGGCGTTCGGCCGCGCTTCTTCCGCCCGCCGCGCGGCGAGCTGACCGGGGCGGCCGTCGAGGCTGCCGCCGAACTCGGGTGCGACATCCTGCTGTGGTCGGTGGCGCGCGGCCCGGCCGGGGTGGGGACCCCACGAGCGGTCGCGGACCACCTCGCGGGCACGGTAGGAGCGGGCGACATCGTGGCCCTGCACGACGGGATCGGCAGGGGAACCTTCGCCCGCGGGAGCGCGGCAGCGCGGCTGCTGCGGGCGCGCCGGTCGGTCGAGGTCGCGGCCCTTCCGGCCGTGGTCGAGCGGGTCCTGGACAGGGGCCTCCGGTTCGTCACCGCCGCGGCGCTGGCCGACGCCGAGCCGAACACCGACCCAGTCAGACCCTGACGAAGATCCGCCGCCGGTACAGCCACGCGGCCACGGCCCACGCGGCGAGCACGGTCGCCACGGCATACGCCACCGCCGCGAAGGCCTCCCCGCCTACCGCCTGCAGGGCGCGGACCAGGTCAGGCTGCCACGGCTTGAGCGCGGCGGCGAACACCACCACGGAGCCCGCGTACACCACCAGGGCGTTGCTGCCCAGCACGATCAGGGGCTGGGCCCAGCGACCGCACGGGCCCCGGTCCACCAGCCGGTGGGCCGCGCCCGCGAGCAGGGTCGAGATGCCTGAGGTCAGCACGACGAACGACGGTGTCCACAGCGGCTTGCTGAGCGGGACCGCGGTGGCGAGCAGGAGCCCGAGCCCAACCGCGGCGAGCCCAGAGGCCAGCAGCCTGCTCGTGGCGGCACCCGGAGTGTCGGAGGCGCGCCGCAGCAGCCGCCCGGCCAGCACCCCCCCGAAGACGCTCACGGCGCTGGCCGCCATCACCAGCAGCCCATGCTCGGAGAACCTCCCGATCACGGCGCGGTCGACGAACTCGGCCAGATTGCTGCCCGGCGCCCACGACCCAGGCCGCACCCCTGGGGCCGAGACGAAGGTGAACGCCGCCCACAGCCCGCCGAGCAGGACGGTCGCGGCCGGCAGCTGCCATCGGCGGGGAAGCCGGAGCAGCAGCCAGGCCAGCAGGTAGCCGCCGGCGATCTGCTGCAGCACGCCGGTGGAGACACCAAGGTGCCGCTGCTTG is part of the Actinomycetes bacterium genome and encodes:
- a CDS encoding polysaccharide deacetylase family protein, whose translation is MPHGHPFRPDDGGPFSNRGGILHAGGLAEVAVDRRTILARATLGAAGLALAGSSYDIRRRDQGGRERSACAIPDDPRGRLGRQQIIWSVPTREPVLALTFDDGPDPEFTPRILEVLARYGVHATFNVMGYNAVRHDDLLRAVAGAGHELGNHTWTHQDLAFQSAAATRQQVENGLRAIRDTAGVRPRFFRPPRGELTGAAVEAAAELGCDILLWSVARGPAGVGTPRAVADHLAGTVGAGDIVALHDGIGRGTFARGSAAARLLRARRSVEVAALPAVVERVLDRGLRFVTAAALADAEPNTDPVRP
- a CDS encoding heparan-alpha-glucosaminide N-acetyltransferase domain-containing protein, with translation MSIDAVRGLAIVGMLLVNDAGIPSAMPGGLRHAGWYGLTAADQVFPLFLFSVGASMPLSERAQRPVVVLRRVVALFVIGSLLVSAKQRHLGVSTGVLQQIAGGYLLAWLLLRLPRRWQLPAATVLLGGLWAAFTFVSAPGVRPGSWAPGSNLAEFVDRAVIGRFSEHGLLVMAASAVSVFGGVLAGRLLRRASDTPGAATSRLLASGLAAVGLGLLLATAVPLSKPLWTPSFVVLTSGISTLLAGAAHRLVDRGPCGRWAQPLIVLGSNALVVYAGSVVVFAAALKPWQPDLVRALQAVGGEAFAAVAYAVATVLAAWAVAAWLYRRRIFVRV